A region from the Diadema setosum chromosome 13, eeDiaSeto1, whole genome shotgun sequence genome encodes:
- the LOC140237196 gene encoding large ribosomal subunit protein mL55-like, translating to MEVFCRLCKGHLLRPVVSNVAPTAVLMRCNSNRAAIAKTNRKIYPRMYPTVVVNTDGSTYRIMYSEPRKILKLPVDVNMLPLDEKKLRLTRYQPKKKVKIIDDLNDNFDANKYKHLWNKRK from the exons ATGGAAGTCTTTTGCCGGCTGTGTAAGGGGCATTTGCTGAGGCCAGTAGTGTCAAATGTAGCTCCAACAGCGGTGTTGATGAGGTGCAATTCAAACAGAGCTGCTATTGCCAAGACCAATCGCAAGATCTACCCGAGGATGTACCCGACAGTTGTGGTTAACACTGATGGCTCAACTTATCGTATCATGTACTCTGAACCCAGGAAGATCTTGAAg CTTCCTGTAGATGTTAACATGCTGCCTCTGGATGAAAAGAAGCTCCGCCTTACACGCTACCAGCCCAAGAAGAAAGTCAAGATCATTGATGATCTCAATGACAATTTTGATGCCAACAAATACAAGCATCTGTGGAACAAGCGAAAATAA